One Suricata suricatta isolate VVHF042 chromosome X, meerkat_22Aug2017_6uvM2_HiC, whole genome shotgun sequence genomic region harbors:
- the MXRA5 gene encoding matrix-remodeling-associated protein 5, whose product MPSSRAPWPALSVVLILLGGPPPAARACPHPCACYVPSEVHCTFRSLASVPAGISKHVERINLGFVFKFSYNKLRVITAQTLQGLWSLMRLHMDHNKIEFIHPQAFNGLTSLRLLHLEGNLLHQLHPGTFSTFMFLDYFRLSTIRHLYLADNMIKTLPPGMFRNMPLLENVYLHGNPWSCDCKMKWLLEWDTGSKGTLKCKKDKAYEGGQLCAMCSRPQKLHKQEIHKLKDITCVKPSIESPLRQNRSGNSEEEQEQEEDSDSELSLDGFQVPPWNISLNMTDEHGNTVNLVCGIKKPTDLYKVHLNQTDPQEIDINATVAMDFECPMTRENYEKLWKLIAYYSEVPVKLNQELPLGKDPKVSSQYRQDADDDALYYTGVRAHILAEPDWVMQPSIDIQLNRRLSTATKVVLSYYSHYSLTMPAKDARQSRSRSWVMIEPSSAGQTAHTVLEGGPCQLSCNVKASESPSIFWVLPDGSVLKAPMEDQDGKFSILTSGWLRIKSTEQSDSGLYQCVAQVRDEMDRMVYRVFVQPHATQPPDGRTLTIEKNPGEPVLLPCSALAIPEAQLTWILPNKRIVNDVANTSHAYMLANGTLSIPKVQVSDDGYYRCVAVNQQGVDHFTVGVTVSKKGSGRSSNKGGHPGGKRLSRLPGDVIKDEGGSGVGEEENASRRVLHAKDQETLIKAKDDAVTGGKKTKKGRRKLKPWKNPEKEPATNVAEGRRVFESRRRINMANKQINPERWADILARVRGKNLPKGTEIPQGIKSTAPPSVSTELTPLLPAVPPPSVSPAQATTSAEETSADTSLFGEEDQVSSTVSSTRMGLENGHDGVILAEPKVSSTHLEEFIDLDFSKTEDATPTQVDPEGATTMALISMPYESSPPPQTLDTVYQEPASGNTGAESWPAAEVGSVPEPTSDGYESPLGAVALAESETVPYIYPDLETSSQPEEENMKQLTFPQLTPTPVLWVDDSRTSEPLDALTLGEVAVLPQGHPQRQTDSTPLGKGALTPQGNPLTEKDTEDHSQARREGDTPETDPTKSRGPESLGKQVKSTTPLDSAPRVTNGITTSKRPLETTVGALFDKDTATVPTVTPTQKATLAWGLTTHTSRKRPNGRKRLRPHRFRHRHKQTPPTTSAAMETFSIAPTQVPEAKVPGPVGSSPVPTSWTDSTVGIPKQPQSEKQAEPVSKGTPRRKHGKRPNKHRYSTSTRSFPTSAVTPSPSPKNKHETVIVSSPESPLLSTTDSLTTRDPQDMTTVGASMATATKRHLSPNKLHETIPVTYTPVSDGKEVKNYGVPNMNEHKTDSSVPDDPVSFAASPPGSEVSTRGEFQEASAPSSFPGASHWNPPGAAQPGWPHTHTPSTGSVETLTDSPFLKRSEDLGFPSAFPPSVAASTPFQPEVVVSTPVSSINVEPSPSQGETTMGAHDVHKTTPAEVRPRTHASTPAPMEEAASSSLAITLVPVTQTFTEPTSLASETPPTSTDSKENVFLNYVGIPETKPAPVNQDRTQHVSRPQELSTPSPNRDKFALTPKQELEKEAVDGQTENSLPRGPDGKAGRVPVSPQPARVPAKPVPPRGTVRPPHMATEGSFRYFVTPQPPHHLTNKPEITVYPSRMFPENKHLTTPRLPSTSPLVPTQKPKPHVPGKFQDQGMDRFSVNPKVFGNNKIPDLREPVGRLPSSRVPHYPNGRFPFFFNRTLSFPQWGVTPKPQMPTSPAPGIRERKGNPGPYNRIHSQSIIHMEFGPPAPPLLHPPRATGPPSTNLQNIPAVYSTRSSIPILVSSGQPSRSFHQSSSKLFSAGGPPASKFWTHGEKPQIITKSPQTVSVTAETDAVFPCEATGRPTPFITWTKVSTGALMTPNTRLQRFEVLKNGTFVIRKVQVQDRGQYMCTAQNLHGVDRMVFLLSVTVQQPQILASHYQDVTVYLGDTIAMECLAKGTPAPQISWIFPDRRVWHTVSPVEGRVTLHENRTLSIKEASFSDRGVYKCVASNAAGADSLAIRLHVAALPPVIHQEKLENISLPPGLSIHIHCTAKAAPLPSVRWVLWDGTQVRPSQFINGNLFVFPNGTLYIRNLASKDSGRYECVATNLVGSARRVVQLSVQRAAANARITGTSPQTTDVRYGATLRLDCSASGDPWPRILWRLPSKRMMDSLFSLDTRIKVFANGTLVVKSVTDKDAGDYLCVARNKVGDDFVVLKVNVVMKAAQIEHKEENDHKVFYGGDLKVDCVATGLPNPEVSWSLPDGSLVNSFMQSDDGGVRTKRYVVFNNGTLYFNDVGMREEGDYTCFAENQVGKDEKRVRVKVVTEPPAIRNKTYAVVQVPYGDVVTVPCEAKGEPTPRVTWLSPTNRLIPASSDKYQIYQDGTLLIQKAQRSDSGNYTCVVRNSAGEDRKTVWVHVNVQSPTINGHPNAITTVREIAAGGSRKLIDCQAEGIPTPRVLWVFPEGVVLPAPYYGNRITIHRNGTLDIRSLRKSDSVQLACIGRNEGGEARLIVQLTVLDPVEKPVFHDPVSEKITAMAGHTISLNCSAAGTPTPTLLWVLPNGTELQSGRQLQRFYHKGDGMLHISGLSSVDAGAYRCVARNSAGYTERLVSLKVGLKPEVSNQYHNLVSIINGETLQLHCTPPGGRAARLSWTLPNAMLLEGPQTRGRFSLWENGTLTVREASVFDRGTYICKVDTEYGPSVVSFPVIVIAYPPRITSEPTPVIYTRPGNTVKMNCMAMGIPKAEITWALPDKSHLTAGTQARLYGNRFLHPQGSLTIQQATHRDAGFYKCTAKNILGTDSKTTYIHVH is encoded by the exons ATGCCGTCATCCCGGGCTCCGTGGCCGGCCCTGTCCGTGGTGCTGATTCTGCTCGGGGGCCCTCCACCGGCCGCGCGCGCCTGTCCTCACCCTTGTGCCTGCTACGTCCCCAGCGAGGTCCACTGCACGTTCCGGTCCTTGGCTTCTGTGCCCGCCGGGATCTCCAAACATGTGGAAAGAATCAACTTGGGGTTT GTTTTCAAGTTCAGCTACAATAAGCTTCGTGTGATCACAGCGCAGACCCTGCAGGGGCTCTGGAGCTTAATGAGGCTGCACATGGACCACAACAAGATCGAATTCATCCACCCGCAGGCATTCAACGGCTTGACTTCCTTGAGGCTGCTGCACTTGGAGGGGAACTTGCTGCACCAGCTTCACCCCGGCACATTCTCCACATTCATGTTTCTGGATTATTTCAGACTCTCCACCATCAGACACCTCTACCTGGCCGACAACATGATTAAGACTCTTCCCCCAGGAATGTTCCGGAACATGCCTCTTCTGGAAAATGTCTACCTGCATGGCAACCCGTGGTCGTGTGACTGTAAGATGAAGTGGTTGCTGGAATGGGACACGGGATCCAAAG GAACTCTGAAGTGTAAAAAGGACAAAGCCTATGAAGGTGGTCAGTTATGTGCCATGTGCTCCCGTCCCCAGAAATTACACAAGCAAGAAATTCACAAGCTCAAGGACATTACTTGTGTGAAGCCTTCCATCGAGTCACCTCTGAGACAGAACAGGAGCGGGAACAGCGAGGAGGAGCAGGAACAAGAAGAAGACAGTGACAGCGAGCTCTCCCTGGACGGCTTCCAGGTCCCCCCGTGGAACATCTCTTTGAACATGACCGACGAACACGGGAACACAGTGAACCTGGTCTGTGGCATCAAGAAGCCTACAGACCTGTACAAAGTTCACTTGAACCAGACCGATCCACAAGAGATCGATATAAATGCAACCGTCGCCATGGACTTCGAGTGTCCCATGACTCGGGAAAACTATGAGAAGCTGTGGAAACTGATCGCGTATTACAGTGAGGTGCCCGTGAAGCTGAACCAGGAACTCCCGCTCGGCAAAGACCCCAAGGTCAGCTCCCAGTACCGGCAAGACGCCGATGATGACGCCCTTTACTACACGGGTGTCAGAGCCCACATTCTTGCGGAGCCAGACTGGGTCATGCAGCCTTCCATCGACATCCAACTCAACCGACGTCTGAGTACGGCCACAAAGGTGGTGCTCTCCTACTATTCCCACTATTCGCTAACGATGCCCGCCAAAGACGCCAGGCAGTCTCGGAGCAGAAGCTGGGTCATGATCGAGCCCAGCAGCGCAGGGCAAACAGCCCACACGGTCTTGGAAGGCGGTCCGTGCCAGCTAAGCTGTAACGTGAAGGCTTCTGAGAGTCCATCCATCTTCTGGGTGCTCCCGGATGGCTCTGTCCTCAAAGCGCCCATGGAGGACCAGGATGGCAAGTTCTCCATCCTGACCAGTGGCTGGCTGAGGATCAAATCAACGGAGCAGTCAGACTCCGGTTTGTACCAGTGCGTTGCTCAGGTGAGGGATGAAATGGACCGCATGGTGTACAGGGTCTTTGTGCAACCACACGCCACTCAGCCACCTGACGGACGCACGCTGACAATTGAAAAGAACCCAGGGGAACCGGTGCTGTTGCCTTGCAGTGCGTTGGCCATACCCGAAGCCCAGCTCACTTGGATCCTTCCAAACAAAAGGATAGTTAATGATGTGGCTAACACGTCGCATGCGTACATGTTGGCCAACGGAACTCTCTCCATCCCAAAGGTCCAAGTCAGCGATGACGGTTACTACAGATGTGTGGCTGTCAACCAGCAAGGGGTAGATCACTTTACGGTGGGAGTCACTGTGAGTAAGAAAGGATCCGGCCGGTCATCGAACAAAGGCGGACACCCAGGTGGGAAGCGTCTTTCGAGGTTGCCAGGAGACGTCATCAAGGACGAAGGCGGTTCCGGCGTAGGCGAGGAAGAGAACGCTTCAAGGAGAGTGCTACACGCAAAGGACCAAGAGACGCTCATCAAAGCAAAAGATGACGCCGTCACTGGGGGTAAGAAAACCAAGAAAGGGCGAAGGAAACTCAAGCCCTGGAAGAATCCCGAAAAAGAACCAGCGACGAACGTTGCCGAAGGTCGCAGGGTGTTCGAGTCCAGACGAAGGATAAATATGGCAAACAAACAGATTAATCCAGAACGCTGGGCAGACATTTTAGCCCGAGTACGGGGGAAAAACCTCCCCAAGGGAACTGAGATACCCCAGGGCATTAAATCCACCGCTCCTCCCTCCGTGAGCACAGAGTTGACACCCCTTTTGCCTGCTGTTCCTCCCCCCTCGGTGTCACCTGCACAGGCCACCACCAGCGCTGAAGAAACCTCAGCAGACACGTCTCTATTTGGTGAAGAAGATCAGGTTTCCAGCACCGTGTCCTCAACCAGGATGGGGCTGGAGAATGGGCATGATGGAGTGATTCTTGCTGAACCCAAAGTGTCAAGCACGCATCTGGAAGAATTTATCGACCTTGACTTTTCCAAGACTGAGGATGCAACGCCCACTCAAGTTGACCCAGAGGGGGCTACAACCATGGCACTGATATCTATGCCTTATgagtcttctcctcctccccagacccTGGACACAGTCTACCAAGAGCCCGCCAGTGGAAACACAGGCGCAGAGAGCTGGCCTGCAGCGGAGGTCGGATCTGTGCCAGAACCTACATCAGATGGGTATGAATCTCCCCTGGGTGCCGTCGCCTTGGCCGAGTCTGAGACTGTGCCATACATTTACCCAGATTTGGAGACCAGCTCACAACCAGAGGAAGAGAACATGAAACAGCTGACCTTTCCTCAGCTGACGCCAACCCCCGTCTTGTGGGTCGATGATTCCAGGACCTCTGAGCCATTGGATGCTCTCACATTAGGGGAGGTGGCTGTCCTACCACAAGGTCATCCACAGAGGCAAACAGACAGCACCCCGCTTGGGAAAGGTGCTTTAACCCCTCAGGGAAATCCACTGACTGAAAAGGACACAGAAGACCATTCTCAGGCACGACGGGAAGGAGATACACCAGAGACGGACCCCACAAAGTCCAGAGGTCCTGAGAGTCTGGGAAAGCAAGTCAAGTCTACGACTCCCCTTGACTCTGCTCCCAGAGTGACGAATGGCATCACTACCTCTAAACGTCCCCTGGAGACCACAGTTGGTGCTCTCTTTGACAAGGACACTGCCACGGTACCAACAGTGACACCAACCCAAAAGGCCACTTTGGCTTGGGGCCTGACCACTCACACTTCTCGCAAGAGACCCAATGGGAGGAAGAGATTACGCCCCCACCGATTCCGACACCGGCATAAACAAACCCCTCCCACAACTTCTGCCGCCATGGAGACTTTTTCTATTGCACCTACTCAAGTACCGGAAGCGAAGGTTCCAGGGCCCGTGGGGAGTTCTCCGGTGCCGACATCCTGGACGGACAGCACCGTGGGTATCCCCAAGCAGCCGCAAAGTGAGAAGCAGGCAGAACCAGTTTCCAAAGGAACCCCAAGAAGGAAACACGGGAAGAGGCCAAATAAACATCGATATTCGACATCCACAAGGAGCTTTCCCACGTCTGCCGTGACACCCAGCCCTTCCCcgaaaaacaaacatgaaaccGTCATTGTCTCCAGTCCGGAAAGTCCACTCTTATCTACAACCGATTCTCTGACAACCAGGGACCCACAGGACATGACTACAGTGGGAGCTTCTATGGCAACTGCCACAAAAAGACACCTGTCACCCAATAAACTCCATGAGACCATTCCAGTCACCTATACACCTGTATCGGATGGAAAGGAAGTGAAGAATTACGGTGTCCCAAACATGAATGAGCATAAAACCGACAGCTCAGTCCCTGATGACCCCGTCAGTTTTGCTGCATCACCTCCTGGCTCTGAGGTCTCCACCAGGGGAGAATTCCAGGAGGCATCTGCTCCATCAAGCTTTCCCGGAGCCTCACACTGGAATCCCCCAGGAGCAGCCCAGCCTGGGTggccgcacacacacacaccttctacCGGCTCTGTGGAAACCCTGACAGACTCACCTTTCCTTAAACGGTCGGAGGATCTGGGTTTTCCTTCTGCATTTCCTCCATCAGTTGCAGCATCGACGCCGTTTCAACCAGAAGTGGTTGTTTCAACCCCTGTTTCAAGCATAAACGTAGAGCCGTCTCCAAGTCAGGGAGAAACCACCATGGGTGCTCACGATGTTCACAAAACCACGCCAGCTGAAGTTCGACCTCGGACTCATGCTTCGACTCCCGCTCCCATGGAGGAGGCTGCCTCCTCATCCCTGGCCATCACTCTTGTGCCCGTGACCCAGACCTTCACGGAGCCCACATCTCTTGCTTCAGAGACACCTCCAACATCAACAGATTCCAAAGAAAACGTTTTCTTGAATTACGTGGGGATCCCAGAAACCAAACCAGCCCCCGTGAATCAGGACAGAACTCAACATGTATCAAGGCCACAGGAATTATCCACGCCTTCTCCCAACCGGGATAAATTTGCCTTGACCCCAAAGCAAGAGCTGGAAAAGGAAGCAGTTGATGGACAGACTGAAAACAGTCTTCCTCGTGGACCCGATGGTAAGGCGGGGAGGGTCCCGGTCTCCCCCCAGCCAGCCAGGGTTCCTGCCAAGCCAGTCCCACCGAGGGGGACAGTGAGGCCACCACACATGGCCACGGAAGGCTCCTTTCGATACTTCGTAACTCCTCAGCCCCCTCATCACTTGACCAACAAACCGGAAATAACGGTGTACCCTTCAAGGATGTTTCCAGAAAATAAGCACTTGACGACTCCAAGATTACCAAGTACAAGTCCCCTTGTTCCCACACAGAAGCCCAAACCTCATGTTCCTGGCAAGTTTCAAGACCAAGGAATGGACCGGTTCAGTGTCAACCCCAAGGTCTTTGGGAATAACAAGATCCCGGATCTAAGAGAACCTGTTGGAAGGCTTCCAAGTTCAAGGGTCCCCCATTATCCCAATGGaagattccctttctttttcaacagGACTCTGTCTTTCCCACAGTGGGGAGTTACTCCAAAGCCCCAGATGCCAACGTCTCCTGCCCCCGgcataagagagagaaaaggcaaccCAGGTCCCTACAATAGGATACATTCTCAGAGCATTATCCACATGGAGTTTGGTCCCCCCGCACCTCCATTATTGCACCCTCCCCGGGCCACGGGGCCTCCCTCCACAAACCTACAGAACATCCCTGCGGTCTACTCCACACGGAGCTCCATCCCCATCCTGGTGTCCTCTGGCcagccttccagaagcttccatcAGAGCAGCTCCAAGCTGTTCTCTGCTGGGGGACCACCTGCATCCAAATTCTGGACGCATGGGGAAAAGCCCCAAATTATCACCAAGTCCCCTCAGACTGTGTCTGTCACCGCAGAGACGGACGCTGTGTTCCCATGTGAGGCAACAGGGAGACCCACACCCTTCATCACCTGGACAAAGGTTTCCACAG GTGCTCTGATGACCCCTAACACCAGGCTGCAGCGGTTCGAGGTCTTGAAGAACGGCACGTTTGTCATCCGGAAGGTCCAGGTGCAGGACCGTGGCCAGTACATGTGCACTGCCCAGAACCTGCACGGGGTGGACAGGATGGTGTTCCTGCTGTCCGTCACCGTTCAACAGCCCCAAATCCTCGCCTCCCACTACCAGGACGTCACCGTGTACCTGGGAGACACGATCGCCATGGAGTGTCTGGCCAAGGGCACCCCAGCGCCCCAAATCTCCTGGATTTTCCCGGACAGGAGGGTGTGGCACACCGTGTCCCCCGTGGAGGGCAGGGTCACGTTGCACGAAAACAGGACCCTGTCCATCAAAGAAGCCTCCTTCTCAGACAGAGGCGTCTACAAGTGCGTGGCCAGCAACGCGGCCGGCGCAGACAGCCTGGCCATCCGGCTGCACGTGGCGGCGCTGCCCCCGGTCATCCACCAGGAGAAGCTGGAGAACATCTCGCTGCCCCCGGGGCTCAGCATTCACATCCACTGCACCGCCAAGGCCGCGCCCCTGCCCAGCGTGCGCTGGGTGCTGTGGGATGGCACCCAGGTCCGCCCCTCGCAGTTCATCAACGGGAACCTGTTCGTCTTCCCCAACGGCACGCTCTACATCCGCAACCTGGCGTCCAAGGACAGTGGCCGCTACGAATGCGTGGCCACCAACCTGGTGGGCTCGGCGCGCAGGGTCGTGCAGCTGAGCGTGCAGCGAGCGGCGGCCAATGCGCGCATCACCGGCACCTCCCCGCAGACCACCGACGTGCGCTACGGCGCAACCCTGCGTCTGGACTGCAGCGCATCCGGGGACCCCTGGCCGCGCATCCTCTGGCGCCTGCCATCCAAGCGCATGATGGACTCGCTGTTCAG ccTCGACACGAGAATCAAGGTGTTTGCCAACGGGACTCTGGTGGTGAAATCTGTCACGGACAAGGATGCGGGGGATTACCTGTGTGTCGCCCGGAATAAGGTTGGTGACGACTTTGTCGTGCTCAAGGTGAACGTGGTCATGAAAGCGGCCCAGATCGAGCACAAGGAGGAGAATGACCACAAGGTCTTCTACGGGGGTGACCTGAAAGTGGACTGCGTGGCCACTGGGCTCCCCAACCCTGAGGTCTCCTGGAGCCTCCCGGACGGCAGCCTGGTCAACTCCTTCATGCAGTCTGACGACGGCGGTGTTCGAACCAAACGCTATGTGGTTTTCAACAACGGGACCCTCTACTTCAATGACGTGGGCATGCGGGAGGAAGGGGATTACACCTGCTTTGCCGAAAACCAGGTGGGTAAGGATGAGAAGAGAGTGCGGGTCAAGGTGGTGACGGAGCCCCCTGCCATCCGGAACAAGACGTACGCCGTGGTCCAGGTTCCCTACGGCGACGTGGTCACCGTGCCGTGTGAAGCCAAAGGGGAGCCCACGCCCAGGGTGACGTGGCTTTCTCCAACCAACAGGCTGATCCCCGCCTCCTCCGATAAGTACCAGATATACCAGGATGGCACGCTTCTCATTCAGAAAGCTCAGCGCTCAGACAGTGGCAATTACACCTGCGTGGTCAGGAACAGCGCCGGGGAGGACCGGAAAACGGTCTGGGTCCATGTCAACGTCCAGTCGCCCACCATCAATGGGCACCCCAATGCCATCACCACTGTGCGGGAGATCGCGGCGGGAGGGAGCCGCAAACTCATTGACTGCCAGGCGGAAGGCATCCCCACCCCGAGGGTCTTGTGGGTCTTTCCCGAGGGCGTGGTTCTGCCGGCCCCTTACTACGGGAACCGGATCACCATCCATCGCAACGGCACGCTGGACATCAGGAGTCTCAGGAAGAGCGACTCCGTGCAGTTGGCATGCATCGGCCGCAACGAGGGAGGGGAAGCCAGGCTGATTGTGCAGCTCACGGTCTTGGACCCCGTGGAGAAGCCCGTCTTCCACGACCCGGTCAGCGAGAAGATCACCGCCATGGCCGGCCACACCATCAGTCTCAACTGCTCGGCCGCAGGGACCCCGACGCCCACCCTGCTGTGGGTCCTTCCCAACGGGACGGAGCTCCAGAGCGGCCGGCAGCTGCAGCGATTCTACCACAAGGGGGATGGCATGCTGCACATCAGTGGGCTCTCCTCCGTGGACGCCGGTGCTTACCGCTGCGTGGCCCGCAACTCGGCCGGCTACACGGAGCGGCTGGTCTCTCTGAAGGTGGGACTGAAACCCGAGGTCAGCAACCAGTACCACAATCTGGTGAGCATCATCAACGGGGAGACCCTGCAGCTGCACTGCACCCCTCCGGGCGGCCGGGCGGCTCGCCTCTCTTGGACGCTCCCCAACGCCATGCTGTTGGAGGGCCCCCAGACACGGGGGCGCTTTTCCCTCTGGGAAAATGGCACCCTCACAGTGCGCGAAGCCTCCGTCTTCGACAGGGGAACCTACATCTGCAAGGTGGACACGGAGTATGGCCCGTCCGTGGTGAGCTTTCCCGTTATCGTGATCGCGTACCCGCCGCGAATCACCAGTGAGCCAACACCCGTCATCTACACGCGGCCCGGGAACACCGTCAAGATGAACTGCATGGCCATGGGGATTCCCAAGGCCGAGATCACCTGGGCCCTGCCGGACAAGTCGCACCTGACCGCCGGGACGCAGGCTCGTCTGTATGGAAACAGATTCCTTCACCCACAGGGCTCGCTGACCATCCAGCAGGCCACACACAGAGACGCGGGTTTCTACAAGTGCACTGCCAAAAACATCCTAGGCACGGACTCGAAAACCACATATATCCACGTCCACTGA